One Cucumis sativus cultivar 9930 chromosome 1, Cucumber_9930_V3, whole genome shotgun sequence DNA segment encodes these proteins:
- the LOC101207721 gene encoding uncharacterized protein LOC101207721 has protein sequence MENGGAVSSETQQGASYTYWVRETRQDAAPLPVPRKLSADDILASQASQPPTLGSVWNRAGTWEEKNLNKWASDRMKELLLSVASLEFSSGKAEIADVSKCVGDAFLVTVRNKKRVGYTYELTLKIKGEWTIRQEKKTVKGHIDVPEFSFGELDDLQMDVRLSEEEDLLGEDKFQICQDLKRFLQPVREQLLQFEQELKER, from the exons ATGGAGAATGGAGGAGCTGTTTCGTCAGAGACCCAACAAGGTGCGTCCTACACTTATTGGGTTAGGGAAACGCGCCAAGATGCAGCTCCACTTCCTGTTCCTCGCAAGCTTTCTGCTGATGACATTCTCGCTTCTCAAGCGTCTCAGCCTCCTACACTTGGCTCCGTCTGGAATCGG GCTGGAACTTGGGAGGAGAAGAACTTGAATAAATGGGCAAGTGATAGAATGAAG GAGTTGCTATTGTCAGTGGCCTCCTTGGAGTTCTCCAGTGGTAAAGCAGAAATAGCAGATGTGTCAAAATGTGTTGGGGAT GCTTTTTTAGTGACCGTTCGTAACAAGAAACGTGTTGGTTATACTTATGAATTGacattgaaaattaaag GTGAGTGGACTATAAGACAGGAGAAGAAGACCGTGAAGGGGCATATAGATGTCCCAGAATTCTCATTCGGTGAGCTAGATGACTTGCAG ATGGACGTGAGACTGAGCGAAGAGGAAGATCTTCTGGGTGAGGATAAGTTTCAGATTTGCCAAGATTTGAAGCGATTTTTGCAGCCTGTTCGTGAACAGTTGCTTCAATTCGAACAGGAACTCAAAGAAAGATAA
- the LOC101203716 gene encoding uncharacterized protein LOC101203716 — protein sequence MEKGQSASENMRIYVGGLGAAMTEDDLRKVFHSVGGVVEAVDFVRTKSRSFAYVDFFPSSQSSLSKLFSTYNGCAWKGGKLRLEKAKENYLARLNREWEEDAQIRDNNVGADMELVAPESTEHVTKSEHINIFFPSLGEVKPLPISGTGTHKYDFPHVEVPPFPVHFCDCEEHNASSPIGNSKYTKTRDLNAENGGMDEDEIKMMNAVLSKLFERKEASQSNCNDSMALNDKHNSTTSTDNQLLEDNKVDSDEDNLVLNVMASNCNSKTMALNRGNKIFKAHGNSKDAVRDQKNNCRVQSKKRKSFISEEFDGNESVPSIFTSNRGTDPSYDPARSSRPQAPDRGPPVQSLRSQKSSWKTLIRDKSNVSFCISDILSSVPSANEEKAEADDLNIAHSTPNRNSNLASTAVLGSEIDEIQSGKINVPFSITDVLPLVLSADQEKAASADQEKAASADLNLAHSTPNINTDVGADPISKSKSEEMESVESFQDAQCTVPNVTLNKGRGSSWRKKSSWTQLVSEEFTSFSITQILPNSTSENQVQGESGDINANFSAWSETNAPRKQDSECIAKDESTAFVIGKGEIGCNDVKQNEPQAVQECETCPTQITESNFPQQEGSFDEISGDTCPFMRNSQSVAEWTKIKAALSGGSKKKKQRQ from the exons aTGGAAAAAGGGCAAAGTGCCTCGGAAAATATGAGAATTTACGTCGGGGGGCTGGGTGCCGCCATGACCGAAGACGATCTCCGAAAGGTTTTTCACAGCGTCGGCGGTGTGGTGGAGGCCGTCGATTTCGTTCGTACCAAATCTCGCAGCTTCGCTTATGTCGACTTCTTTCCGTCCTCCCAATCTTCCCTCTCCAAGCTTTTCAGCACT TACAATGGATGTGCTTGGAAAGGAGGAAAGTTAAGGCTTGAGAAAGCCAAGGAAAATTATCTTGCTCGTTTGAATCGGGAGTGGGAGGAAGATGCTCAAATTAGGGATAATAATGTTGGTGCAGACATGGAGCTTGTTGCTCCAGAATCTACTGAGCATGTCACCAAGTCGGAGcacattaatattttctttccaagCTTAGGAGAG GTGAAGCCTTTGCCAATTAGTGGAACAGGGACCCACAAATATGACTTTCCACATGTTGAGGTGCCTCCTTTTCCTGTGCATTTCTGTGACTGTGAAGAGCATAATGCTTCTTCTCCCATTGGCAATTCTAAGTACACAAAAACAAGAGATTTGAATGCTGAGAATGGTGGAATGGATGAAGATGAAATCAAGATGATGAATGCAGTGTTGAGCAAGCTCTTTGAGAGGAAAGAAGCTTCTCAATCTAATTGTAACGATTCCATGGCACTCAATGATAAACACAACTCCACGACGTCGACTGATAATCAACTACTTGAAGATAATAAAGTGGACAGTGACGAAGACAACCTTGTGCTTAATGTGATGGCTAGTAACTGCAATTCCAAAACTATGGCATTGAACAGGGgaaataaaatcttcaaagCTCATGGGAACAGTAAG GATGCTGTCAGGGACCAGAAAAATAATTGCAGAGTTCAaagcaagaaaaggaaatcttTTATTAGTGAGGAATTTGATGGTAATGAATCTGTACCCAGCATCTTTACCAGCAATAGGGGCACAGATCCATCATATGATCCAGCTAGATCCTCAAGACCTCAAGCTCCTGATCGAGGTCCACCAGTTCAATCTTTACGGTCTCAGAAATCTTCATGGAAAACACTTATTCGGGATAAGAGTAATGTTTCATTTTGCATCTCAGACATTCTGTCTTCAGTTCCTTCAGCAAATGAAGAGAAAGCAGAAGCAGATGATCTTAATATAGCTCATTCAACTCCTAACAGAAATAGTAACCTTGCAAGCACTGCAGTTTTAGGAAGCGAAATAGATGAAATTCAATCAGGGAAGATCAATGTTCCTTTCAGCATTACAGACGTGCTGCCTTTGGTTCTTTCAGCTGATCAAGAGAAAGCTGCTTCTGCTGATCAAGAGAAAGCTGCTTCTGCTGATCTGAATCTAGCTCATTCAACTCCTAACATAAATACTGACGTTGGGGCTGACCCAATATCAAAAAGCAAATCAGAAGAAATGGAATCTGTGGAGAGCTTCCAAGACGCCCAATGTACAGTTCCAAATGTCACCTTGAATAAAGGCAGAGGTTCTTCATGGCGGAAAAAATCCTCATGGACGCAATTGGTCAGTGAGGAATTCACCTCCTTCAGTATTACTCAAATTTTACCAAATAGTACTTCTGAGAACCAGGTGCAAGGGGAATCCGGTGATATCAATGCTAATTTTTCTGCTTGGAGCGAAACTAATGCTCCGAGAAAGCAAGACAGTGAATGTATAGCTAAAGATGAGTCTACTGCATTTGTTATTGGAAAAGGCGAAATTGGCTGTAATGATGTCAAGCAGAATGAACCACAAGCAGTGCAAGAGTGTGAGACCTGTCCAACCCAAATTACTGAGAGTAATTTTCCACAGCAAGAAGGTTCATTTGATGAAATAAGTGGCGACACTTGCCCGTTTATGAGAAATTCTCAGTCGGTAGCAGAGTGGACGAAGATAAAAGCTGCTCTTTCTGGTGGttctaagaagaaaaaacagagaCAATAG
- the LOC101207969 gene encoding protein HEADING DATE 3A (The RefSeq protein has 1 substitution compared to this genomic sequence): MPRDRDPLVVGRVIGDVVDPFSRSISIRVTYSTKEVNNGCELKPSQVVNQPRVEIGGTDLRTFFTLVMVDPDAPSPSDPNLREYLHWLVTDIPATTGATFGQEIVCYESPRPTVGIHRFVLVLFRQLGRQTVYAPGWRQNFNTRDFAELYNLGLPVAAVYFNCQRESGSGGRRRVQDDY; encoded by the exons ATGCCAAGAGATCGTGACCCTTTGGTTGTTGGGAGAGTCATCGGCGACGTCGTTGACCCATTCTCGAGGTCAATTTCGATTAGGGTTACTTACTCCACCAAGGAAGTTAACAATGGTTGTGAGCTCAAACCCTCTCAGGTTGTAAATCAACCAAGAGTCGAGATTGGTGGGACCGATCTTCGAACCTTCTTCACTTTG GTTATGGTGGATCCTGATGCTCCTAGCCCTAGTGATCCTAATCTTGGGGAATACTTGCATTG GTTGGTGACTGATATTCCAGCTACAACAGGTGCAACCTTTG GGCAAGAGATAGTATGCTATGAGAGTCCAAGACCAACGGTGGGGATACATCGATTCGTGCTAGTCTTGTTTAGACAACTTGGAAGGCAAACAGTGTACGCACCAGGTTGGCGTCAGAACTTCAATACAAGAGACTTTGCTGAGCTTTACAATCTTGGCTTACCAGTTGCCGCTGTTTATTTCAATTGTCAAAGGGAAAGTGGTTCTGGTGGAAGGAGAAGAGTCCAAGatgattattaa